In Helianthus annuus cultivar XRQ/B chromosome 3, HanXRQr2.0-SUNRISE, whole genome shotgun sequence, a single window of DNA contains:
- the LOC110931815 gene encoding serine carboxypeptidase 1 — protein sequence MKIAFHLFVHFSLLVLVSCYGGNGYDPLENALKIQRSRRTIPKHASKDATVENSYIPVYVGPQDGLKDADKVSELPGQPAGTDFDQYSGYVTVDPSHGRALFYYFAESPINSSTNPIVLWLNGGPGCSSIGGGAMMELGPFRVNADSTTLSRNKYAWNNVANVLFLESPAGVGYSYSNTSSDYTTGDAQTAKDSYAFLVNWLERFPEYKTRDFYIAGESYAGHYIPQLTQLILQNNKITNQTVINLKGIALGNAYVDDETSNTGMYDYFWTHAIISDEIHEGIISNCNFSEGANITGECNYYQSEALTAKSSIYFYDIYAPLCSTFSNSTPSISGFDPCTGNYIHKYLNTPVVQQSLHAKPVQWENCNDFVGIHWKDMPFTVLPVIQDLMASGISVWIYSGDTDGRVPVTTTRYDINKLQTPVKTPWYPWMYQDEVGGYVVGYQNLTFVTIRGAGHFVPSYQPGRALAFFTSFLEGKLPPDQ from the exons ATGAAGATTGCATTTCATTTGTTTGTTCATTTCAGTCTACTCGTGTTGGTATCTTGCTACGGTGGAAACGGATATGACCCTCTTGAGAATGCGTTAAAGATTCAACGTTCAAGAAGAACAATACCGAAACATGCAAGTAAAGATGCCACAGTCGAGAACTCGTATATTCCGGTCTACGTAGGTCCACAAGATGGGTTGAAGGATGCAGACAAGGTATCCGAGTTGCCAGGTCAGCCAGCTGGCACGGACTTTGATCAGTACTCAGGGTATGTGACCGTTGACCCGAGCCATGGAAGAGCACTGTTTTACTATTTTGCAGAATCACCAATCAACTCTTCCACTAATCCTATTGTACTCTGGCTCAATGGAG GGCCAGGCTGCTCTTCGATTGGAGGCGGTGCCATGATGGAACTTGGACCGTTTAGAGTCAATGCTGATAGTACAACACTGTCACGGAATAAATATGCATGGAACAACG TTGCAAATGTCCTTTTCTTGGAATCCCCGGCTGGAGTTGGATATTCTTACTCAAACACGTCTTCAGATTATACAACTGGTGATGCCCAGACCGCAAAAGATTCATATGCGTTTCTAGTTAATTGGTTAGAAAGATTCCCAGAATACAAAACTAGAGATTTTTATATCGCGGGAGAAAGCTATGCAGGGCATTATATTCCTCAACTCACACAACTAATACTTCAAAACAACAAGATCACCAATCAAACTGTCATCAACCTTAAAGGAATTGCT CTTGGAAATGCGTATGTTGATGATGAGACCTCAAATACAGGAATGTATGATTATTTCTGGACACACGCAATCATTTCTGACGAAATCCATGAAGGAATTATTTCCAACTGCAACTTTTCAGAGGGTGCAAACATAACAGGTGAATGTAATTACTATCAAAGTGAGGCATTAACTGCTAAAAGCAGCATCTATTTCTACGACATCTATGCCCCTTTGTGCTCAACATTTAGCAATAGCACACCATCG ATATCAGGATTTGATCCATGCACTGGGAACTATATTCATAAATATCTCAACACTCCTGTTGTGCAACAGTCGCTTCATGCAAAACCGGTCCAGTGGGAAAATTGCAA TGACTTCGTCGGTATACACTGGAAGGACATGCCTTTTACAGTGTTGCCTGTGATACAGGATCTAATGGCCAGCGGCATCAGTGTTTGGATCTACAG TGGGGATACAGATGGGAGAGTACCAGTGACAACAACTAGGTATGATATAAACAAACTACAAACACCAGTCAAGACACCATGGTACCCATGGATGTACCAAGACGAG GTTGGTGGATATGTTGTGGGATACCAAAACCTAACATTTGTGACAATAAGAGGAGCCGGACATTTCGTCCCAAGCTACCAACCAGGGCGCGCTCTAGCATTCTTCACTTCCTTCTTGGAGGGAAAGCTTCCTCCAGATCAATAA